A genomic segment from Brienomyrus brachyistius isolate T26 chromosome 9, BBRACH_0.4, whole genome shotgun sequence encodes:
- the LOC125749448 gene encoding galanin receptor type 1-like isoform X1 produces MESTAFSNHSDLRWHSNQTNDAVSPPKLLFGIGTDNFITLLVFGLIFILGVVGNSMVITVLARSKPGKPRGTTNIFILNLSIADLSYLLFCIPFQSTVYMLDTWVLGAFICKFIHYFFTVSMLVSIFTLSAMSVDRYIAIVHSRKSSSIRVAKHALIGVALIWILSFAMAAPVAYNQNIVQRNENNTYCWEVWPDQSQKKVYVVCTFIFGYVLPLLLISFCYTKVLNHLHKKLKNMSKKSEASKKKTAQTVLVVVVVFCLSWLPHHVVHLWVEFGSFPLNQASFLFRVAAHCLAYSNSSVNPIIYGFLSENFRKAYKQVFRCQVASESPLNDIKEIRSKVDTPPSTNCTNV; encoded by the exons atggaGTCGACGGCTTTTAGTAATCACTCGGATTTAAGGTGGCATTCGAACCAAACCAATGATGCAGTATCACCTCCAAAACTTTTGTTTGGGATTGGCACCGACAATTTTATAACGCTTCTCGTATTTGGACTGATATTCATCCTCGGGGTTGTAGGGAACTCCATGGTGATCACAGTACTGGCACGGAGCAAGCCTGGCAAACCCAGGGGCACCACTAACATCTTCATTCTCAACCTCAGCATAGCCGATCTCTCGTACCTCCTTTTCTGCATACCCTTCCAGTCGACGGTCTACATGCTGGACACATGGGTCCTGGGCGCCTTCATCTGCAAGTTCATCCACTACTTCTTCACCGTGTCCATGCTGGTCAGCATCTTCACCCTGTCGGCGATGTCCGTGGACCGCTACATCGCCATCGTCCACTCCAGAAAGTCGTCCTCGATCAGGGTAGCCAAGCACGCCCTGATTGGAGTGGCTCTCATCTGGATCCTCTCGTTTGCCATGGCTGCTCCTGTTGCTTACAACCAGAACATCGTCCAGAGAAACGAGAACAACACCTACTGCTGGGAAGTGTGGCCGGACCAGAGCCAGAAGAAAGTATATGTGGTGTGCACGTTTATATTCGGATACGTGCTACCTCTGCTTTTGATTTCTTTTTGCTATACAAAG GTTTTAAATCATTTGCACAAGAAGTTGAAGAACATGTCAAAAAAATCGGAAGCGTCGAAGAAAAAG ACTGCCCAGACCgtcctggtggtggtggtggtcttCTGCTTGTCCTGGCTGCCACACCACGTGGTCCACCTCTGGGTGGAGTTCGGCTCCTTCCCTCTGAACCAGGCGTCCTTCCTGTTCCGCGTGGCAGCGCACTGCCTGGCCTACAGCAACTCCTCGGTCAACCCCATCATCTACGGCTTCCTGTCGGAGAACTTCCGGAAGGCGTATAAGCAGGTGTTCCGCTGTCAGGTCGCCAGTGAGTCTCCTCTGAACGACATCAAGGAGATACGGAGCAAGGTGGACACTCCACCCTCCACCAACTGTACCAATGTCTGA
- the LOC125749448 gene encoding galanin receptor type 1-like isoform X2 encodes MESTAFSNHSDLRWHSNQTNDAVSPPKLLFGIGTDNFITLLVFGLIFILGVVGNSMVITVLARSKPGKPRGTTNIFILNLSIADLSYLLFCIPFQSTVYMLDTWVLGAFICKFIHYFFTVSMLVSIFTLSAMSVDRYIAIVHSRKSSSIRVAKHALIGVALIWILSFAMAAPVAYNQNIVQRNENNTYCWEVWPDQSQKKVYVVCTFIFGYVLPLLLISFCYTKVLNHLHKKLKNMSKKSEASKKKTAQTVLVVVVVFCLSWLPHHVVHLWVEFGSFPLNQASFLFRVAAHCLAYSNSSVNPIIYGFLSENFRKAYKQVFRCQVARAEDC; translated from the exons atggaGTCGACGGCTTTTAGTAATCACTCGGATTTAAGGTGGCATTCGAACCAAACCAATGATGCAGTATCACCTCCAAAACTTTTGTTTGGGATTGGCACCGACAATTTTATAACGCTTCTCGTATTTGGACTGATATTCATCCTCGGGGTTGTAGGGAACTCCATGGTGATCACAGTACTGGCACGGAGCAAGCCTGGCAAACCCAGGGGCACCACTAACATCTTCATTCTCAACCTCAGCATAGCCGATCTCTCGTACCTCCTTTTCTGCATACCCTTCCAGTCGACGGTCTACATGCTGGACACATGGGTCCTGGGCGCCTTCATCTGCAAGTTCATCCACTACTTCTTCACCGTGTCCATGCTGGTCAGCATCTTCACCCTGTCGGCGATGTCCGTGGACCGCTACATCGCCATCGTCCACTCCAGAAAGTCGTCCTCGATCAGGGTAGCCAAGCACGCCCTGATTGGAGTGGCTCTCATCTGGATCCTCTCGTTTGCCATGGCTGCTCCTGTTGCTTACAACCAGAACATCGTCCAGAGAAACGAGAACAACACCTACTGCTGGGAAGTGTGGCCGGACCAGAGCCAGAAGAAAGTATATGTGGTGTGCACGTTTATATTCGGATACGTGCTACCTCTGCTTTTGATTTCTTTTTGCTATACAAAG GTTTTAAATCATTTGCACAAGAAGTTGAAGAACATGTCAAAAAAATCGGAAGCGTCGAAGAAAAAG ACTGCCCAGACCgtcctggtggtggtggtggtcttCTGCTTGTCCTGGCTGCCACACCACGTGGTCCACCTCTGGGTGGAGTTCGGCTCCTTCCCTCTGAACCAGGCGTCCTTCCTGTTCCGCGTGGCAGCGCACTGCCTGGCCTACAGCAACTCCTCGGTCAACCCCATCATCTACGGCTTCCTGTCGGAGAACTTCCGGAAGGCGTATAAGCAGGTGTTCCGCTGTCAGGTCGCCA GGGCAGAAGACTGCTAG